The following coding sequences are from one Pelagovum sp. HNIBRBA483 window:
- a CDS encoding 3'(2'),5'-bisphosphate nucleotidase CysQ, with translation MPESDLSLLIDAAEEAGRIANRYFQKDVKVWHKPDEAGPVTEADLAVDEMLRKGLTSARPDYGWLSEETTDSRERLAQDRVFIVDPIDGTRAFIDGGRDWGHSLAVVEKGVVLAAAVHLPQRNVTYAAALGRGATRNGLPIVASRRVNLDAAQVLTTRPNLEPQHWRATAPPPFHRAFRSSLAFRLCLVAEGRFDAMLTLRPTWEWDVAAGSLIVAEASGAVSDRLGSHPLFNNPHPQINGMVAGGKVLHEQLIDALV, from the coding sequence TTGCCGGAGAGTGATCTCTCCCTTCTGATCGACGCAGCCGAGGAAGCCGGTCGCATCGCCAACCGTTACTTCCAGAAGGACGTGAAGGTCTGGCACAAACCGGATGAAGCTGGCCCCGTGACCGAAGCCGATCTGGCTGTCGATGAAATGCTCCGCAAGGGGCTGACCAGCGCACGCCCCGATTACGGATGGCTGTCGGAAGAGACGACCGACAGCCGCGAACGGCTTGCGCAGGATCGGGTCTTCATCGTCGATCCAATTGATGGCACCCGCGCCTTCATTGATGGTGGCCGCGATTGGGGGCATTCCCTTGCGGTGGTCGAAAAGGGCGTGGTGCTGGCGGCCGCTGTCCACCTGCCTCAGCGCAATGTCACCTACGCAGCCGCTCTCGGGCGGGGCGCCACCCGCAATGGCTTGCCGATCGTCGCATCGCGCCGTGTGAACCTAGACGCGGCTCAAGTGCTCACTACCCGCCCCAATCTCGAGCCGCAGCATTGGCGTGCCACAGCGCCGCCGCCATTTCACCGCGCGTTCCGTTCCTCCCTCGCCTTCCGGCTCTGTCTGGTGGCCGAAGGCCGCTTCGATGCGATGCTGACTTTGCGCCCGACGTGGGAATGGGATGTCGCCGCCGGTTCCCTGATCGTGGCAGAGGCCAGCGGTGCGGTGAGCGACCGTCTCGGAAGTCACCCTCTATTCAACAATCCGCATCCGCAGATCAACGGCATGGTTGCGGGCGGAAAGGTACTGCACGAACAGTTGATTGACGCCCTTGTTTGA
- the lpxK gene encoding tetraacyldisaccharide 4'-kinase, translating to MRAPNFWYQRTGVAARLLTPLAALYAFGTARRLRREPKYRSSIPVICVGNINAGGTGKTPTVIALAQYLQGTGSNPHIVSRGYGGNLEGPLKVDERRHSAKDVGDEPLLLSSFATTWIARDRSLGVAMAEKAGANVILLDDGHQNPDIPKDLSIVVVDARRGFGNGHVIPAGPLREPVQSGLDRTDLVALIGTEQERQQFLSETQLHKATPILQGELIPLATGMPWAGMRVLAFAGIGHPEKFFETLRRLGAEVIRGVALTDHQALSDGLLKRLEREAKLRVAQLVTTEKDAARLPPSFRQKVITLPVRLQFSDKTPLKEALSENITSKQRRN from the coding sequence ATGAGAGCACCAAATTTCTGGTATCAGCGTACCGGTGTTGCAGCGCGCCTACTGACGCCGCTTGCAGCGCTTTATGCTTTTGGTACTGCCCGGCGATTGAGGCGAGAACCGAAGTATCGGTCCAGCATCCCGGTGATTTGTGTAGGAAACATCAACGCGGGAGGTACGGGCAAGACACCGACGGTCATAGCGCTTGCACAGTATTTGCAGGGTACTGGTTCAAATCCTCACATAGTATCAAGAGGTTACGGCGGCAATCTGGAGGGGCCGCTTAAAGTTGATGAGAGACGCCATTCTGCCAAAGACGTGGGTGACGAACCGTTGTTGCTGTCTTCATTTGCAACAACTTGGATAGCGCGCGACAGATCGCTTGGCGTCGCTATGGCGGAAAAAGCAGGTGCAAACGTGATTTTGCTCGATGACGGTCATCAGAACCCTGACATACCAAAGGATCTCTCAATTGTTGTTGTCGACGCCAGAAGAGGATTTGGTAACGGCCACGTCATTCCTGCTGGGCCATTACGAGAACCAGTACAATCAGGGCTAGATCGCACGGATCTTGTGGCGCTGATCGGAACTGAGCAAGAACGCCAACAGTTTTTGAGCGAAACGCAACTTCATAAAGCCACCCCAATTCTCCAAGGTGAATTGATCCCACTTGCGACTGGAATGCCATGGGCGGGCATGCGCGTCCTTGCCTTTGCGGGAATAGGTCATCCTGAGAAATTTTTCGAAACTCTCAGAAGATTAGGGGCCGAAGTGATCCGAGGCGTTGCCCTCACAGATCACCAAGCCCTCTCGGATGGTTTGCTAAAGCGCCTTGAACGCGAAGCAAAACTGCGCGTCGCGCAACTTGTCACTACAGAAAAAGACGCAGCAAGATTACCGCCGAGCTTCCGCCAAAAAGTTATCACATTGCCTGTGAGATTGCAGTTTTCAGACAAGACTCCCTTAAAAGAAGCGTTGTCTGAAAATATCACATCTAAACAAAGACGGAACTAG
- a CDS encoding 3-deoxy-D-manno-octulosonic acid transferase gives MTPTDWPSRPPGHLIWLHCPTHKGLISIAKIIERLEEGGTDITVVLTADTLPAEAPHPAFIMQPIEALTNPRTFVRHWQPDILIWLGGPLVPAYLTALDPFETKRIFLNASDENISRTPAGWFRTSRRSLFRRFDVVLATDAPSATRLRRYGTPPTNIENIGILDDPHPAPTVDETALGEIGEALKTRPVWLAFDPHVTEIKEILRAHKQASRGAHRLLLIVAQSDKDESCYADSGMHIAFESKGDPISDATQIFVTEGLDRKANWLRLSPITFIGGSLSEASRLDPFDPASLGSAIIHGPGTAPYGPKFERLASANASTQITQTQELPASVEDLLAANINAEQASRAWSVISEGAEIAKTMETTLTSLIANRSAA, from the coding sequence TTGACCCCTACAGATTGGCCTTCCCGCCCACCTGGGCATTTGATCTGGCTCCACTGCCCAACCCATAAGGGATTGATATCAATTGCAAAAATAATTGAGCGGCTAGAGGAAGGCGGCACTGACATCACCGTGGTTCTAACCGCCGACACCCTGCCCGCCGAGGCACCCCATCCAGCCTTCATCATGCAACCGATCGAGGCCCTCACCAACCCGCGCACCTTCGTCCGCCACTGGCAACCGGACATCCTGATATGGCTCGGCGGCCCCCTCGTCCCCGCCTATCTCACAGCACTTGATCCCTTTGAAACTAAACGAATTTTTCTGAACGCAAGCGACGAGAACATCAGCCGTACGCCCGCCGGTTGGTTCCGAACATCGCGCCGTTCGCTGTTTCGACGCTTCGATGTCGTCCTCGCAACCGACGCCCCCTCCGCCACCCGCCTCCGCCGCTACGGAACACCGCCCACTAACATTGAAAACATTGGTATTTTGGACGATCCGCACCCTGCTCCCACAGTGGATGAAACCGCGCTTGGCGAGATCGGCGAAGCCCTTAAAACAAGGCCCGTTTGGCTTGCCTTTGATCCTCATGTTACTGAAATAAAAGAGATTCTCCGCGCGCATAAGCAAGCCAGCAGAGGCGCACATCGGCTCCTCTTGATCGTCGCTCAATCCGACAAGGATGAATCGTGTTACGCAGATAGTGGCATGCACATAGCATTCGAAAGCAAAGGCGATCCGATTTCCGATGCCACCCAGATTTTCGTCACTGAAGGCCTTGATCGAAAGGCCAACTGGCTACGGCTTTCGCCCATCACCTTTATTGGCGGCAGTTTATCCGAGGCAAGTCGACTGGATCCGTTTGACCCAGCTTCACTAGGCTCGGCCATTATACATGGTCCAGGGACTGCCCCTTATGGTCCAAAGTTCGAGCGCCTTGCATCGGCAAATGCCAGCACCCAAATAACTCAAACACAAGAGCTACCCGCGTCAGTGGAGGATCTTCTTGCTGCCAATATCAACGCCGAACAGGCAAGCCGCGCATGGTCCGTCATCTCTGAGGGCGCAGAAATCGCCAAGACAATGGAAACAACTCTAACGTCTCTAATAGCTAATAGGTCCGCTGCATGA